TCACGAACTGCATCGCCCGCGAGTCGAAGAGCTCGCCGTCGAGCGGGACGGCGGCCACGAGGAAGACGACGAGGGCCGCGGCGCCCACGCACGCCGTCCCGACCGTGCGGCGCGTCCGGTCGGTGACCGCGAACGCGGTGATCACGACCGCGACGAGGGCGCTCGGGGAGAGCGTGCCCGCGAACGCCACGACGACCGCGCACGCGAGGCTCACCCCGAGGGCCACGAGCGGTCGGCGACGCCGCCACGGGATCACCACGACGGGCAGGAGCGCGACGACGACGAGCAGCCCCCGTGTCCGGAACAGCTCGTCGGGGAACGGCAGGACGCCGAACAGGACGACGACGGCGATCGCGACGACGTCGCTGAGGGGAACCGCTGCCACGGCAGCACGGGGGGACGTCACTCCCCCAGTATCCCGGCCCGCCCGCGGCGGCGGATCGCCCCGGAAGGTGACGTGCGCGTACCGCGATCGCGGTACGCAGGTGTCCGCGCAGGGCTGACGCGCGCGGTCGGCCGGGCCAGGATGCTGGACCGACGGCGGAGCGCACCGGGTGCTCCGTGGAGAGGAACGCGTGAAGAAGCCTGCGAAGAGAGCCCTCGTGGCCGTGGCGGCCGTCGGGGTCGTGCTGGTGCTCGGCCTGGGCACGACGAGCGTCGTGAACGCGGTCGCGACCAGCCAGGAGAGCGACCGGATCGAGTCCTACGGCCAGACCGTGACGGTCGACGGACGGCAGATGAACGTCCTGGTCACCGGGAGCGGGCCCGTGGACGTCGTCCTGCTGCCGGGGTTCGGGACCGCGTCGCCCGTCCTCGACTTCGAGCCCCTCGTCACGGACCTCGCCCAGGATCACCGGGTCCTCGTCGTCGAACCGTTCGGCTACGGCCTGAGCGACGGCACCGACGTCGAACGGACCACGGAGAACGTCGTGGCCGAGGTCCACGAGGCGCTCCAGGCACTCGACGTCGACCGCTACGTCCTCATGGGGCACTCGATCGCCGGGATCTACGGCATCGAGTACGCCGCGCGCTACCCCGACGAGGTGACGGCGTTCGTCGGGATCGACACGAGCGTCCCCGGCCAGCCGAACATGGACACGGAGTTCCCCACGGGCCTCCTGGCCGCGGCCAAGAACCTCGGCCTGGCCCGCGTCCTCACCGCGGTCGGCGGCGACGGGCTCGACGGATCCGTGTACTCCGACCACGCGCGCGAGCAGATGACGATGCTCGCCCACCGGAACTCGCTGCGACCCACGTACCTCGACGAGATGTCGCACATCGCCGCGAACTTCGAGCGCGCGCTCGGCACGACGTTCCCGGCGGACCTGCCGCTGCTGCTGTTCGTCGAGGCCGACAACGCGACCAACCCGGACTGGCTGACGCTGCACGAGGAGCAGGCTGCGAGCGTCGAGGACGGCACCGTGGTGCCCGTGCCCGGCGACCACTACCTCCACCACACCCACGCGCCGGAGATCGCGGCCGGGTTCCGGGAGTGGGAGGCGGGTCGCGAGCTGACGGCGGGCTGAGGGCTGGGCCGGCTGCTGGGCGGCGGGGCTGCCGGTCTGCTGGGCTGCCGGTCTGCTGGGCGACGGCGCGACGGCGCGGGATGCTCGCGGAGCGGAATGCGCGCGGAGCGGGACGCTCTCGGTGCGGGCGGTACCGTGTGCGGGTGAACGGACGATCGCCCCGGCGTGGAACGAGACGAGGACGCACGGTCGGTCGACGGCCGCTCGCCCCCGTGGCGCAGACGCGCCGGGCGGGGCTGCTGATGGCCGCGGTCTGCGTGGGCCTGGGCGCGCTCGTCGTCTGGCGGGGCGGGGACGAGATCCTGGCGGGCAACTTCGCGGTGCTCTTCCTCCTCGGACTCTGCCTCGTCGGGACGACCGGATCGGTCGCCCTGACGCTGTCCTCGCCGCACCGGGAGCGCCTGTACCGGGTGGCGGAGTTCCTCGGGCGGGCGTGCATCGTGGCGTTCTTCGCCTGCGTCGTCGTGTTCGGTCTCGTGGTTCCGGCGGTCCTGGTCTCCCCAGGCTCGGGCAAGGCGCCGGACTCGGTCGGCGAGGCCCAGATGCTCGCCCTGTGGACCCTCGTCGTCGCCGTCGCCGTCACGCTCTCGGCGATCATGGACCGGCGTCGAGCCCGACGGCGGCGCGACGACGTCGTCGCGACCGGCGAACGATCGTGAGCACGTCCCTGACGTGGAGGCGAGGAGGAGACGCATGACGTACCAGCCGGGTTGGTATCCCGACCCTCAGGACCATCGGCGGGTGCGCTGGTTCGACGGGAACCGTTGGACCGAGCACTCGCAGCAGGCCGCGGTCGCGCGCCCCGCGCGGCCGCGGACGATGAGCGGGGGCACCATCGCACTCATCGTCGTCGGCGCACTCGTGCTCCTGGTGGCGATGGTGCTCGTGGTCGTCGCCGTCGTCGTCCTGGTCGCGGGCTTCGCCGACGTCGTCCAAGGGGTCGTGTGCGGCGAGGCCCCGCACTACTGCACCTAGGGCTCGGGGCGATGCCTGAGGCATCCGCCGTGACGCACGACCATCAGACGATGCGGGCGGATCCGATCGGACGATGATCCGACACTGCGGTCGGCGGGAACGTGGAGTCATCGGGGACGCGCACGGCGTTCCCCCATCGATTGGAACATGACGATGAGGCTCCACCGCTCGATCATCACCGCGACCGTCACCGCGACACTCTTGGCCGGTGGCACCGGAATCGCCGCTGCCGCGGAGGCCC
This region of Oerskovia jenensis genomic DNA includes:
- a CDS encoding DUF2510 domain-containing protein, producing MTYQPGWYPDPQDHRRVRWFDGNRWTEHSQQAAVARPARPRTMSGGTIALIVVGALVLLVAMVLVVVAVVVLVAGFADVVQGVVCGEAPHYCT
- a CDS encoding alpha/beta fold hydrolase, which encodes MKKPAKRALVAVAAVGVVLVLGLGTTSVVNAVATSQESDRIESYGQTVTVDGRQMNVLVTGSGPVDVVLLPGFGTASPVLDFEPLVTDLAQDHRVLVVEPFGYGLSDGTDVERTTENVVAEVHEALQALDVDRYVLMGHSIAGIYGIEYAARYPDEVTAFVGIDTSVPGQPNMDTEFPTGLLAAAKNLGLARVLTAVGGDGLDGSVYSDHAREQMTMLAHRNSLRPTYLDEMSHIAANFERALGTTFPADLPLLLFVEADNATNPDWLTLHEEQAASVEDGTVVPVPGDHYLHHTHAPEIAAGFREWEAGRELTAG